Proteins encoded by one window of Pelecanus crispus isolate bPelCri1 chromosome 8, bPelCri1.pri, whole genome shotgun sequence:
- the WNT8A gene encoding protein Wnt-8a, which produces MKRSTFLILSIAGVYGAVLRTAAWSVNNFLMTGPKAYLTYSSSVAAGAHSGMEECKFQFGWERWNCPESALQLSTHNRLRSATRETSFVHAISSAGVMYTLTRNCSMGDFESCGCDDSRNGRVGGRGWVWGGCSDNVEFGERISKLFVDALETGHDTRALINLHNNEVGRLAVKATMKRACKCHGVSGSCSIQTCWLQLAEFREIGNYLKIKYDQAHKLEMDKRRMRAGNSADSRGATAETFHHVHATELVFLEDSPDYCTRNASLGHHGTEGRECLQTGKNLSQWEKRSCRRLCTECGLRVEERRTEVVASCNCKFHWCCTVRCEQCRQLVAKHFCARRDAAAAAPNHIKRRNKGHKR; this is translated from the exons ATGAAGAGAAGCACCTTCCTCATCCTCTCCATCGCCGGGGTCTATGGCGCCGTTCTCCGCACAGCAGCATG gTCTGTGAATAACTTTCTGATGACAGGACCTAAG GCTTACCTGACGTACTCCAGCAGCGTGGCGGCCGGGGCGCACAGCGGGATGGAGGAGTGCAAGTTCCAGTTCGGGTGGGAGCGCTGGAACTGCCCCGAGAGCGCCCTGCAGCTCTCCACCCACAACCGGCTCCGCAGCG ctaCCCGGGAAACGTCCTTTGTACACGCCATCAGCTCGGCCGGCGTCATGTACACCCTCACCAGGAACTGCAGCATGGGAGACTTCGAGAGCTGCGGCTGCGACGACTCCAGGAACGGCCGCGTCG GTGGCCGAGGCTGGGTCTGGGGAGGATGCAGCGACAACGTGGAGTTCGGGGAGAGGATTTCCAAGCTCTTTGTGGATGCTTTGGAAACAGGACACGATACCCGTGCGCTGATTAACCTGCACAACAATGAAGTCGGGAGACTT GCTGTGAAAGCCACGATGAAGCGAGCCTGCAAGTGCCACGGGGTGTCCGGCAGCTGCAGCATCCAGACCTGCTGGCTCCAGCTCGCCGAATTTCGCGAGATCGGGAACTACCTGAAGATAAAATACGACCAAGCCCATAAGCTGGAGATGGACAAGAGGCGGATGAGAGCCGGCAACAGCGCCGACAGCCGCGGGGCCACGGCGGAGACCTTCCACCACGTCCACGCCACGGAGCTCGTCTTCCTGGAGGACTCTCCCGACTACTGCACGAGGAACGCCAGCCTGGGCCACCACGGCACCGAGGGCCGCGAGTGCCTGCAGACCGGCAAGAACCTCTCacagtgggagaagaggagctgCCGGCGGCTCTGCACCGAGTGCGGGCTCCGCGTGGAGGAGAGGAGGACGGAGGTGGTGGCCAGCTGCAACTGCAAGTTCCACTGGTGCTGCACGGTGCGGTGCGAGCAGTGCCGGCAGCTGGTGGCCAAGCACTTCTGCGCCCGCCGCgacgccgccgccgctgcccccaaCCACATCAAGCGCAGGAACAAGGGCCATAAGAGATAG